The Scyliorhinus canicula unplaced genomic scaffold, sScyCan1.1, whole genome shotgun sequence genome window below encodes:
- the LOC119959407 gene encoding zinc finger protein 436-like, with the protein MCGKGFIQSSHLRTHQQVHIDEGLFNQSDCDNNSKSSEDLVKHQVVRTERQFSCSHCGKLFKRSQNLIEHERTHTGERPFTCSVCGKGFTRSSHLATHRLVHTDNRPFKCTECEKSYKTTSDLLIHLRVHNEERPFRCTVCGKGFTQLSGLQKHQRVHTGERSFTCSLCGKGFIYLNNLRSHQLVHSDKKPFKCSECEKSFKTTSVLLRHQRVHTEERPFTCSDCGKGFTR; encoded by the coding sequence atgtgtggaaagggattcattcagtcatcccacctgcggacccaccagcaagttcacattgaTGAGGGGCTGTTTAACCAGTCAGACTGTGATAACAACTCTAAAAGCTCAGAGGACCTGGTCAAGCACCAGGTTGTTCGCACTGAGAGacagttcagctgctctcactgtgggaagcTATTCAAACGATCACAGAATCTCATTGAACAcgagcgcactcacactggggagagaccattcacctgctctgtgtgtgggaaaggattcacacgATCATCCCACCTCGCTACTCACAGACTGGTTCACACAGATAACAGACCTTTCAAATGTACTGAATGTGAGAAGAGTtataaaaccacaagtgatctgCTGATACACCTGCGAGTTCACAATGAGGAGAGGCCCTTCAGATgtacagtgtgtgggaagggatttactcagttatctggcctccagaaacaccagcgagttcacactggggagaggtcattcacctgctccttatgtggaaagggattcatttaTTTAAACAACCTCAgatcacaccaacttgttcactcgGATAAGAAACCTTTCAAATGTTCTGaatgtgagaagagttttaaaaccacaagtgttttgctgagacaccagcgggttcacactgaggagagaccgttcacctgctctgactgtgggaagggattcactcgctaa